The Crocosphaera subtropica ATCC 51142 genome includes a window with the following:
- a CDS encoding class I SAM-dependent DNA methyltransferase, which produces MQYSIQEHYQKLANQYDDFWANSSEFIDFLSQAIIEHLQLKITDILVDLGCGTGIYGKAIRTQINLENKIICVDPSDKMLEKIPNNTYYQTVVKDAVKFANEPGKYDKILIKEMIHHINDKEKLLTGLFDRLNKQGILLIILLPPTIEYPLFQQALSVYESVQPHYNNLVNLCENIGFKTTVNFIDYNVSISKEKYFNMVSNRYMSLLSRFNDKELNQGLQEMEEKYTNISNLEFCDRFVFLVAKK; this is translated from the coding sequence ATGCAATATTCAATCCAAGAGCATTATCAAAAATTAGCTAATCAGTATGACGATTTTTGGGCGAATTCTTCTGAGTTTATTGATTTTTTAAGTCAAGCCATTATTGAACATTTACAATTAAAGATAACAGATATTTTAGTAGACTTGGGATGTGGTACAGGGATTTACGGTAAAGCAATTAGAACACAAATAAACCTAGAAAATAAAATTATTTGTGTTGATCCTTCTGATAAAATGCTAGAAAAAATCCCCAATAATACTTATTATCAAACAGTGGTTAAAGATGCTGTAAAATTTGCTAATGAGCCTGGAAAATATGATAAAATTTTAATCAAAGAAATGATTCATCATATTAATGATAAAGAAAAACTTTTAACAGGATTATTTGATCGATTAAATAAACAAGGAATTTTATTAATTATTTTACTGCCTCCCACTATTGAATATCCTTTATTTCAACAAGCATTATCGGTGTATGAGTCTGTACAACCTCACTATAATAATTTAGTTAATCTCTGTGAAAATATCGGTTTTAAAACGACAGTAAACTTTATAGATTATAATGTTTCTATCTCAAAAGAAAAATATTTTAACATGGTCAGCAATAGATATATGTCATTATTATCGAGATTTAACGATAAAGAACTTAATCAAGGATTACAAGAAATGGAAGAAAAATATACAAATATCTCTAATTTAGAATTTTGCGATCGCTTTGTTTTTCTCGTAGCTAAAAAATAA
- a CDS encoding exopolysaccharide biosynthesis protein codes for MAKLSVELNRYFFQEERSSDVKLIDILELAGERVFGFLFVILALPSALPIPAPGYSIPFGILMFLLAIQLIAGAKIPWLPERMMKGSMKLETIQAFIKKGNPWLQRIEALTRPRMTYICTSIPGRIIIGVAIALMSISMMIPIPGTNTLPAIGIFVTAFGLQEDDGFISLGGLVICCLAGVLSTSIIMVAIWGGTSLVDIIKESLGR; via the coding sequence ATGGCAAAATTATCAGTGGAATTAAATCGTTATTTTTTCCAAGAGGAACGCTCCTCGGATGTAAAATTAATTGATATTTTAGAGTTAGCCGGAGAACGAGTTTTTGGCTTTTTATTTGTAATTTTGGCCTTACCCTCTGCTTTACCAATTCCTGCCCCTGGATATTCTATTCCTTTTGGAATTTTGATGTTTTTGTTAGCAATACAACTCATTGCCGGAGCAAAAATTCCTTGGCTTCCTGAAAGGATGATGAAAGGATCAATGAAATTAGAAACCATCCAAGCTTTTATTAAAAAAGGCAATCCTTGGTTACAACGGATCGAAGCTTTGACCCGTCCGAGAATGACTTATATTTGTACCAGTATTCCTGGAAGAATTATTATTGGAGTTGCTATTGCTTTAATGTCCATTTCGATGATGATCCCTATTCCTGGAACCAATACTTTACCTGCGATCGGTATTTTTGTAACGGCTTTTGGACTTCAAGAAGATGATGGGTTTATTAGTTTAGGAGGGTTGGTTATTTGTTGTTTGGCTGGTGTTCTTTCTACTTCGATTATTATGGTTGCTATTTGGGGAGGAACGAGCTTAGTGGATATCATTAAAGAATCTTTAGGTCGTTAA
- the menB gene encoding 1,4-dihydroxy-2-naphthoyl-CoA synthase: MEITWQIAKTYEDILYHKADGIAKITINRPHKRNAFRPKTVFELYDAFCDAREDSSIGVILLTGAGPHTDGKYAFCSGGDQSVRGQAGYVDDAGIPRLNVLDLQRLIRSMPKVVIALVAGYAIGGGHVLHVICDLTIAADNAVFGQTGPKVGSFDGGFGASYLARIIGQKKAREIWFLCRQYNAEQALEMGLVNCVVPVEQLETEGVQWAKEILSKSPIAIRCLKAAFNADCDGQAGLQELAGNATLLYYMTEEGAEGKQAFLEKRPPNFRQYPWLP; encoded by the coding sequence ATGGAAATAACCTGGCAAATTGCCAAAACCTACGAAGATATCTTGTATCATAAAGCGGACGGGATCGCCAAAATCACCATTAACCGTCCCCACAAACGCAACGCCTTTCGTCCCAAAACCGTATTTGAATTATACGATGCCTTTTGTGATGCGAGAGAGGATAGTAGCATTGGGGTCATTTTACTCACCGGGGCTGGACCCCATACCGATGGAAAATACGCATTTTGTTCCGGTGGGGACCAAAGTGTTCGAGGGCAAGCCGGATATGTGGACGATGCAGGGATTCCTCGTTTGAATGTGCTAGACTTGCAACGGTTGATCCGATCAATGCCTAAAGTGGTTATTGCCCTAGTGGCCGGATATGCGATCGGCGGTGGCCATGTACTCCATGTTATCTGCGATCTCACCATCGCTGCTGATAACGCCGTTTTTGGGCAAACTGGTCCGAAAGTTGGCAGTTTTGACGGTGGGTTTGGAGCAAGTTATTTAGCCCGTATTATCGGACAAAAAAAAGCGAGAGAAATTTGGTTTCTCTGTCGTCAGTATAATGCTGAACAAGCCTTAGAGATGGGATTAGTCAATTGTGTCGTTCCCGTAGAACAATTAGAAACAGAAGGGGTGCAATGGGCAAAAGAAATCTTGAGCAAGAGTCCGATTGCGATTCGTTGTCTCAAAGCTGCTTTTAATGCTGACTGTGACGGACAAGCGGGGCTACAAGAGTTAGCAGGAAATGCCACCTTACTCTACTATATGACAGAAGAAGGAGCAGAAGGAAAACAAGCCTTTTTAGAGAAGCGTCCCCCTAATTTTCGGCAATATCCCTGGTTACCCTAA
- a CDS encoding AbrB/MazE/SpoVT family DNA-binding domain-containing protein, whose protein sequence is MEIGVKKWGNSLGLRIPYKVAESFGIEENSVIELTESETALIITKKRKVSNLDELLASIPPDFEYPDDVIDFVESETQGRELI, encoded by the coding sequence ATGGAAATAGGAGTGAAAAAATGGGGAAATAGTCTGGGTTTGAGAATACCTTATAAAGTTGCTGAAAGTTTTGGCATTGAAGAAAACTCAGTAATTGAGTTAACAGAATCAGAAACGGCGTTAATAATTACCAAAAAGAGAAAAGTAAGTAATCTTGACGAATTATTGGCCAGTATACCTCCAGATTTTGAGTATCCTGATGACGTTATTGATTTCGTTGAAAGTGAGACTCAAGGACGAGAATTAATTTAA
- a CDS encoding Re/Si-specific NAD(P)(+) transhydrogenase subunit alpha, whose product MLKIAVPKESDLGELRVALVPDIVARFIKLGFEVLVQSGAGLGAHFTDSEYEAAGATIINSAKALWEAADILLKVAPPGEQQGEEEMNWLKPGATLISFLNPLANPEQVQALAQRKINAFSMEMIPRTSRAQSMDALSSQANIAGYKAALIAAASLPRLFPMMTTAAGTIPPAKVLVVGAGVAGLQAIATARRLGAVVEAFDVRPAVKEEVQSVGAKFIEIPIEEDTATTGGYAKEVGQSTQEKIRQVLTEHVKKSDVVITTAQVQGKRAPLIVTEEMVGEMNPGAVIVDLAAGQGGNCACTEAGKDVYYNGVTIIGPLNLPATLPVDASKVYAKNLLTLVKYVVKDGAIDFNFEDDIVDGTCVTYEGEIRNDRIKQALATLVQA is encoded by the coding sequence ATGCTAAAAATCGCAGTTCCAAAAGAAAGTGACTTAGGAGAATTGCGAGTTGCTCTCGTTCCTGATATTGTCGCCCGCTTTATTAAGCTAGGGTTTGAAGTATTAGTGCAGTCTGGGGCAGGCCTTGGCGCTCATTTTACCGATAGTGAATACGAAGCAGCCGGGGCTACCATTATCAACTCTGCCAAAGCACTGTGGGAGGCTGCCGATATTCTCCTGAAAGTTGCCCCTCCAGGGGAACAACAGGGAGAAGAGGAAATGAACTGGTTAAAACCCGGTGCCACGTTAATCAGTTTTCTCAACCCTTTGGCCAACCCAGAACAGGTTCAAGCCTTGGCCCAACGGAAAATCAATGCCTTTAGCATGGAGATGATCCCCCGTACCAGTCGGGCCCAAAGCATGGACGCACTGTCATCTCAAGCCAATATTGCCGGGTATAAAGCAGCCTTGATCGCTGCGGCCTCGTTGCCTCGTTTATTTCCCATGATGACCACCGCAGCCGGTACCATTCCCCCAGCCAAAGTGTTGGTGGTCGGTGCAGGGGTAGCCGGGTTACAAGCGATCGCCACCGCTAGACGGTTAGGGGCAGTGGTAGAAGCCTTTGACGTGCGCCCGGCAGTGAAAGAAGAGGTGCAGAGTGTGGGAGCAAAATTTATTGAAATTCCCATCGAAGAAGACACCGCCACCACCGGCGGTTACGCCAAGGAAGTGGGCCAAAGCACTCAAGAAAAGATTCGTCAAGTTCTCACCGAACACGTTAAAAAGTCCGATGTCGTGATCACCACCGCCCAAGTACAAGGCAAACGGGCCCCCTTGATCGTCACCGAAGAAATGGTCGGTGAAATGAACCCAGGGGCTGTGATCGTGGACTTAGCAGCCGGCCAGGGCGGTAACTGTGCTTGTACCGAAGCCGGAAAAGACGTTTACTACAACGGTGTCACCATTATTGGACCGTTGAACTTGCCCGCTACCTTACCGGTAGATGCCAGTAAAGTCTATGCCAAGAACCTCTTAACCCTAGTGAAATATGTGGTCAAAGACGGTGCCATTGACTTCAACTTTGAAGACGACATTGTAGACGGAACCTGTGTCACCTACGAAGGCGAGATCCGCAACGATCGCATTAAACAAGCTTTAGCGACCTTAGTGCAAGCATAG
- the ahcY gene encoding adenosylhomocysteinase — MVATPTKAKYDIKDINLAAQGRQRIEWAAREMPVVRQLQERFAKEKPLEGIRLTACCHVTTETANLAIALKAAGADALLIASNPLSTQDDVAACLVADYDIPVYAIKGEDNATYHRHVQTALDHRPNIIIDDGSDVVATLIKERQHQMEDIIGTTEETTTGIVRLVAMLKDGVLTFPAMNVNDADTKHFFDNRYGTGQSTLDGIIRATNVLLAGKVAVVAGYGWCGKGVAMRARGLGANVIVTEIDPVRAIEAAMDGFRVMPMAEAAKQGDVFVTVTGNKHVIRPEHFEVMKDGAMVCNSGHFDIEIDLKSLGAKATEVKEVRNFTQKYTLPNGKAIVVLGEGRLINLAAAEGHPSAVMDMSFANQALACEYLVKNKGKLEPGIYNIPKELDQEIASLKLKAMGIEIDTLTPEQNEYINSWTVGT; from the coding sequence ATGGTTGCAACTCCGACTAAAGCGAAATACGACATTAAAGATATAAATCTTGCTGCTCAAGGAAGACAACGCATCGAATGGGCTGCCCGCGAAATGCCAGTTGTACGCCAACTTCAAGAACGGTTTGCCAAAGAAAAGCCCTTAGAAGGTATTCGTTTGACCGCTTGTTGTCACGTTACCACCGAAACCGCTAATTTAGCGATCGCCCTTAAAGCTGCCGGTGCAGATGCTCTGCTCATCGCCAGTAACCCTCTGTCTACCCAAGACGATGTGGCTGCTTGTTTAGTAGCTGATTATGATATTCCTGTTTATGCGATCAAAGGGGAAGATAACGCGACTTATCACCGTCATGTTCAAACGGCTTTAGATCATCGCCCCAATATTATCATTGACGATGGTAGTGATGTGGTTGCGACTTTGATCAAAGAGCGTCAACATCAGATGGAAGACATTATCGGTACCACTGAAGAAACCACCACTGGTATTGTTCGTTTGGTAGCTATGTTAAAAGATGGGGTTCTCACCTTCCCCGCCATGAATGTCAACGATGCTGATACTAAACACTTCTTTGATAACCGTTACGGAACTGGTCAATCTACCCTAGATGGTATTATCCGTGCTACCAACGTTCTTTTAGCTGGTAAAGTGGCGGTAGTAGCTGGTTACGGCTGGTGTGGTAAAGGGGTAGCGATGCGGGCCCGTGGCCTTGGTGCTAATGTTATTGTGACTGAAATTGACCCTGTTCGAGCCATTGAAGCTGCTATGGATGGTTTCCGGGTGATGCCTATGGCCGAAGCTGCTAAGCAAGGGGATGTGTTTGTTACGGTAACTGGGAATAAGCACGTTATCCGTCCTGAACATTTTGAAGTGATGAAAGACGGGGCTATGGTTTGTAACTCCGGTCACTTTGATATTGAAATTGACTTAAAATCTTTAGGGGCAAAAGCCACTGAAGTCAAAGAAGTTCGTAACTTTACCCAAAAATACACCCTACCCAATGGTAAAGCGATTGTTGTTCTTGGAGAAGGTCGTTTAATCAACTTGGCTGCTGCTGAAGGACATCCTAGCGCAGTAATGGATATGAGTTTCGCCAACCAAGCTCTCGCTTGCGAATATTTAGTCAAAAATAAAGGTAAATTAGAACCCGGTATTTACAATATTCCTAAAGAACTCGATCAAGAAATTGCCAGCTTAAAACTCAAAGCAATGGGTATTGAAATCGATACTTTAACCCCTGAACAAAACGAATATATCAATTCTTGGACTGTTGGAACCTAA
- a CDS encoding amino acid permease, with protein MPLKIKKIITSFNPLKFNTPTHQKKKYNTFEGVFKPTLLTILGAIMYLRIGWVVGNAGLWGGLTVVLLSVSITVATGLSIASIATNTRMGEGGPYAMISKSLGLEIGGSVGVPLFVSQALAAAMYIFGFREGWLFLFPEHSPLLIDFAVFLVIFIIAYISAGFAFRVQYLVLILIILSLISIFSSSLTWDSSQTWQDWGDFPNINFWGVFAVFFPATTGIMSGVNMSGELENSRQNIPVGTLSAIALSTIIYVILCWWVARAAPPQELINNYTILVEKARWQPLVLMGLLAATFSASLSSLVGAPRILTALAKDGVIPWGNGLAKLSKNGEPRRALLVSAGIVLLALLLRDLNAIAPLITLFFLLTYATINLVVLVESSLGLMNFRPTLKVPIIVPLYGILGCILAMLVIRPFLSLVAIAIVLGIYLRLVSLPKEKRPADVRSGIFTAIAQWSAMKVIQLDLTNVRAWKPTFLVPIEDGSQLLGEFRLLLDLSRPEGFLQLLGIATNNQGETLSLQLRELASSFRHHRLLTTISVMKVELESEGIIAALQALQSAFFRPNILFLRFPEQASDWDQLLPVFNEAKQLEVGVMLLGLHPNAGLGRMEVINLWIRPQLEDLPMIERLEKGNTDLAILMALRLSKAWKAQLNIISVIPQEQDRKEAENYIDSLRDLCRIPATANSLIIVGEFPSCISQTPQGDMDFIGLQSIPDFHFVHEMINMTGSSCLFMSDSGSESALA; from the coding sequence ATGCCCTTAAAAATCAAGAAAATCATTACATCTTTTAACCCATTAAAATTTAATACCCCCACCCACCAGAAAAAAAAATATAACACTTTTGAGGGAGTATTTAAGCCCACATTGCTCACCATTTTAGGGGCGATTATGTACCTAAGAATTGGTTGGGTTGTGGGTAATGCCGGCCTATGGGGAGGGTTAACCGTGGTTCTCTTATCGGTGAGCATTACGGTAGCCACAGGGCTTTCTATTGCTTCTATTGCTACTAATACTCGGATGGGAGAAGGGGGACCTTATGCCATGATTTCTAAGTCGTTAGGGTTAGAAATAGGGGGAAGTGTGGGGGTTCCTTTATTTGTTTCTCAAGCCTTAGCTGCTGCCATGTACATCTTTGGGTTTCGAGAAGGATGGTTATTTTTATTCCCTGAGCATTCCCCTTTACTGATTGATTTTGCCGTTTTTTTAGTTATTTTTATTATTGCTTATATTAGTGCTGGTTTTGCCTTTCGAGTTCAATATTTAGTCTTAATTTTAATTATTTTATCGTTAATTTCTATTTTTTCTAGTTCCCTTACCTGGGACAGTAGCCAAACTTGGCAAGATTGGGGCGATTTTCCTAATATTAATTTTTGGGGTGTATTTGCTGTCTTTTTCCCTGCTACCACAGGAATTATGTCAGGGGTTAATATGTCGGGAGAGCTAGAAAATAGCCGTCAAAATATTCCTGTCGGTACCCTTTCGGCTATTGCCTTAAGTACCATTATTTATGTCATTTTATGTTGGTGGGTTGCTCGTGCAGCACCGCCTCAAGAACTGATTAATAACTATACTATTTTAGTGGAAAAAGCCCGATGGCAACCTTTAGTGTTAATGGGGTTATTAGCAGCAACTTTTAGTGCATCTTTATCTTCTTTAGTGGGTGCGCCTCGTATTTTAACCGCCTTAGCCAAAGATGGGGTAATACCTTGGGGCAATGGGTTAGCTAAACTCTCGAAAAATGGGGAACCCCGTCGTGCTTTATTGGTGAGTGCAGGGATTGTTTTACTCGCTTTATTATTAAGAGACTTAAATGCGATCGCTCCTTTGATTACCCTATTTTTCCTCCTCACTTATGCCACTATCAACCTAGTCGTTTTAGTAGAATCTAGCTTAGGATTGATGAACTTTCGACCCACGCTTAAAGTTCCCATTATTGTGCCTTTGTATGGCATTCTTGGCTGTATTTTAGCCATGTTAGTGATTCGTCCGTTCCTAAGTTTAGTCGCCATTGCGATTGTTTTGGGCATTTATTTACGGTTAGTTAGTTTACCCAAAGAAAAACGTCCGGCTGATGTGAGAAGTGGCATTTTTACGGCCATTGCTCAATGGTCAGCTATGAAAGTAATCCAATTAGATTTAACCAATGTTCGCGCCTGGAAACCCACCTTTTTAGTCCCCATTGAAGACGGTTCGCAGTTATTGGGCGAATTTCGCCTTTTATTAGATTTATCTCGACCCGAAGGTTTTTTACAACTATTAGGAATTGCAACAAATAATCAAGGAGAAACTTTATCCCTACAGCTTAGAGAACTAGCCAGTTCCTTTCGTCATCATAGACTGTTAACCACCATTTCGGTGATGAAAGTTGAACTAGAAAGTGAAGGCATTATCGCTGCTTTACAAGCCTTACAAAGTGCATTTTTCCGTCCTAATATTCTCTTTTTACGGTTTCCTGAGCAAGCTAGTGACTGGGATCAATTATTACCCGTTTTTAACGAAGCTAAACAGCTAGAAGTGGGAGTTATGCTATTAGGATTACATCCCAATGCCGGGTTAGGAAGAATGGAAGTGATTAACTTGTGGATTCGCCCTCAATTAGAAGATTTACCCATGATAGAACGGTTAGAAAAAGGCAATACCGACTTAGCTATTTTGATGGCTTTAAGATTATCAAAAGCCTGGAAAGCGCAATTAAATATTATTTCAGTGATTCCCCAAGAACAAGATAGAAAAGAAGCTGAAAATTATATTGATAGTTTACGGGATTTATGCCGAATTCCTGCCACAGCTAACAGCTTAATTATTGTTGGAGAATTTCCCAGTTGTATTAGCCAAACCCCTCAAGGCGATATGGACTTTATTGGCTTACAATCTATTCCCGATTTTCATTTTGTTCACGAAATGATCAATATGACCGGTTCATCTTGTTTATTTATGAGTGACTCAGGTAGCGAAAGTGCATTAGCCTAA
- a CDS encoding NAD(P)(+) transhydrogenase (Re/Si-specific) subunit beta codes for MNDTLCTDVLSGLTTGIELTYLVAAALFIVGLKQLGSPATARRGNIIAAVGMFFAIIATLINQSVINYEMILVGVIIGSIIGAIAAQKVAMTEMPQMVGIFNGLGGAASALVAVGEFWRLLDAGDKVPFDATFVAILGVFIGGVTLTGSLLAFAKLQGLVSGSPVTFPLQQPFNILLFLSFIAGSVYLFINPANPELFLGLVGLSLVFGVLFVLPIGGGDMPVVISLLNSFSGLAASAAGFILMNNMLIVAGALVGASGIILTEIMCKAMNRSLLSVLFGAFGSAGGTVVGGSGEATDKVVHSIDSEEGAMMLGYARSVVIVPGYGMAVAQAQHTVRELANQLEKMGVEVKYAIHPVAGRMPGHMNVLLAEANVPYNQLYDMDDINPEFEQTDVALVIGANDVVNPAARADKNSPIYGMPILEVDKAHHTIVIKRGMSAGFAGVDNQLFYDDKTMMLFGSAQDVISKLVSEVKQL; via the coding sequence ATGAACGATACCTTATGTACTGACGTTCTGTCTGGTTTAACCACCGGCATCGAACTGACTTACTTAGTCGCTGCGGCCCTATTTATTGTCGGGTTAAAGCAGTTAGGATCACCCGCTACCGCTCGTCGAGGCAACATTATCGCTGCGGTGGGGATGTTCTTTGCCATTATTGCTACACTCATTAATCAATCGGTGATCAACTACGAGATGATTCTCGTCGGGGTGATCATTGGTTCCATTATCGGGGCGATCGCTGCTCAAAAAGTAGCCATGACAGAAATGCCCCAAATGGTGGGTATTTTCAACGGTTTAGGGGGTGCAGCCAGTGCCTTAGTTGCCGTTGGAGAGTTTTGGCGGTTACTCGATGCTGGTGATAAAGTTCCCTTTGATGCCACATTCGTAGCGATTTTAGGGGTATTTATCGGTGGTGTCACCCTAACCGGTAGTTTACTCGCTTTTGCTAAGTTACAAGGGTTGGTCAGTGGTTCTCCTGTTACCTTTCCCCTACAACAACCGTTCAATATTCTTCTCTTTTTATCCTTCATCGCCGGCAGTGTTTACCTGTTCATTAACCCGGCCAACCCAGAACTCTTTTTAGGGTTAGTGGGATTATCTTTGGTATTTGGGGTATTATTCGTCCTACCTATCGGTGGGGGTGATATGCCGGTGGTTATCTCCCTGTTAAACTCCTTCTCAGGGTTAGCTGCCAGTGCAGCCGGTTTTATCTTGATGAACAATATGCTCATCGTCGCTGGTGCGTTGGTAGGTGCGTCCGGTATCATCCTAACGGAAATCATGTGTAAAGCCATGAACCGTTCTTTACTGAGCGTGTTATTCGGTGCCTTTGGTAGTGCTGGCGGTACGGTAGTCGGCGGTTCCGGTGAAGCTACCGATAAAGTGGTTCATTCCATTGACAGCGAAGAAGGAGCAATGATGTTAGGCTATGCTCGTTCTGTAGTGATTGTTCCGGGGTATGGGATGGCAGTAGCTCAAGCACAACACACCGTCAGAGAATTAGCCAACCAACTGGAAAAAATGGGGGTAGAAGTTAAATATGCCATTCACCCCGTTGCTGGACGGATGCCCGGCCACATGAACGTTTTACTCGCTGAAGCTAACGTTCCTTATAACCAATTGTACGATATGGACGACATCAACCCTGAATTTGAACAGACTGATGTTGCTTTGGTTATCGGGGCCAATGATGTGGTTAACCCGGCGGCACGGGCTGATAAAAATAGCCCTATCTATGGAATGCCCATCTTAGAAGTCGATAAAGCTCATCATACCATTGTTATTAAACGGGGGATGAGTGCAGGGTTTGCTGGTGTGGATAACCAGTTATTCTACGATGATAAAACTATGATGCTCTTTGGTAGCGCACAAGATGTGATTTCTAAATTAGTGTCTGAAGTGAAACAACTGTAA
- a CDS encoding TOBE domain-containing protein: MKSSARNTIKGTVKKVEMGSVNAVVTLEVAPGVEISGMITKESAESLALSEGKEAYAIIKASDVMLGVE; encoded by the coding sequence ATGAAAAGTAGTGCGCGTAATACCATTAAAGGAACCGTTAAAAAAGTTGAAATGGGGAGTGTTAATGCCGTTGTTACTCTAGAAGTTGCTCCTGGGGTAGAAATTAGTGGCATGATTACTAAAGAGTCTGCTGAATCTTTAGCCTTAAGTGAGGGTAAAGAAGCTTACGCTATTATTAAAGCTAGTGATGTTATGTTAGGAGTTGAATAA
- a CDS encoding lysophospholipid acyltransferase family protein produces the protein MKSPKTSHQGQGWSLDERDPKFIEQVMPYWKWFYDHYFRVKTDGWHHIPPNGPVLLVGSHNGGLASPDTSMMMYDWFRRFGTERLCYGLMHQSAWQINPSLAKLAMKTGAVRAHPKMGIAALKRGAGVLVYPGGAQDVFRPYKDRHKIEFAGRKGFIKLALREKVTIIPLISVGSHETLFIMGDCYEQMKVLHEWGMPWFNDFDPEVFPIYLGLPWGVGIGPAPNFPLPMPIHTRVCPPIVFERYGRAAARDRTYVEACYDLVVTKMQQGLDQLVIDSGKV, from the coding sequence ATGAAATCCCCAAAAACCTCTCATCAAGGACAGGGCTGGTCCCTGGATGAACGTGACCCTAAATTTATAGAACAGGTGATGCCTTACTGGAAATGGTTTTATGATCACTATTTTCGTGTCAAAACCGATGGTTGGCATCATATTCCCCCTAATGGTCCTGTTTTATTGGTGGGGTCCCATAACGGGGGTTTGGCTTCTCCAGATACATCGATGATGATGTACGATTGGTTTCGTCGTTTTGGTACGGAACGTTTATGTTATGGGTTAATGCACCAGTCTGCTTGGCAGATTAACCCTTCTTTAGCTAAGCTGGCCATGAAAACTGGGGCAGTGCGGGCCCATCCTAAAATGGGAATTGCAGCCCTAAAACGAGGAGCCGGCGTTTTAGTTTATCCAGGAGGGGCGCAAGATGTGTTTCGTCCTTATAAGGATCGTCATAAAATTGAATTCGCAGGGCGTAAAGGCTTTATTAAACTAGCGTTACGAGAAAAGGTGACCATTATTCCTCTCATTTCTGTAGGGTCCCACGAAACCTTATTTATTATGGGTGATTGTTACGAACAAATGAAAGTGTTGCATGAGTGGGGGATGCCTTGGTTTAATGATTTTGATCCAGAAGTCTTTCCGATTTATCTGGGTTTACCTTGGGGGGTTGGTATCGGTCCTGCGCCTAATTTTCCCCTCCCTATGCCTATTCATACTCGTGTTTGTCCTCCTATTGTTTTTGAACGCTATGGAAGAGCGGCAGCCCGCGATCGCACTTATGTAGAGGCTTGTTATGATTTAGTGGTGACTAAAATGCAGCAAGGGTTAGATCAATTAGTCATTGATAGTGGCAAGGTATAA
- a CDS encoding NAD(P) transhydrogenase subunit alpha has protein sequence MTTGLLIGLVVFVLASFVGFEVINKVPPTLHTPLMSGANAISGIAVVGALLIAGPKEWNITVILGLVAVVLATVNVVGGFLVTDRMLQMFKKKGA, from the coding sequence ATGACAACTGGATTATTAATTGGTTTAGTGGTGTTCGTCTTAGCCTCCTTTGTGGGGTTTGAGGTGATCAACAAAGTTCCCCCCACCTTACATACGCCCCTGATGTCTGGGGCCAACGCTATCTCCGGTATTGCGGTGGTTGGGGCCCTACTCATTGCCGGACCCAAAGAATGGAATATTACGGTCATTTTAGGATTAGTGGCCGTTGTCTTAGCAACGGTTAACGTGGTTGGTGGCTTCTTAGTGACTGACCGGATGTTGCAAATGTTCAAGAAGAAGGGAGCATAG